Proteins from one Podospora pseudocomata strain CBS 415.72m chromosome 4, whole genome shotgun sequence genomic window:
- a CDS encoding hypothetical protein (CAZy:CE8; COG:G; EggNog:ENOG503NX45), which produces MNPPVQIPLLFTTSPFAPYPTAKMHLLPLLLPLLGLIPSTAAQSRTTPPSSSCIRVSKTPSAHSAQFSTLSSAITSLSTTSTSPVCIFLYPGTYQEQVLIPAAVKSPISIYGSTTNSASYTSNSVTITQSKSQANTGASNDETGTVRVKANNVKIYNLNIVNSYGKGSQAVALSAYADSGYYGCSFQGYQDTVLANRGKQYYSRCEIVGVTDFIFGQESPAWFERCDIRVLSSSVGYITASGRSNSASPNFYVFNNCNIAAKSGQSVNNGAFYLGRPWREYARVVFQNTAMSGVVNGAGWRIWNAGDERTSNVYFGEYANSGPGAGGTRASFARRLGGPVAIETVLGGDYKGQGWFDGNYGM; this is translated from the exons ATGAACCCTCCCGTGcaaatccccctcctcttcaccacctcccctttcgCACCTtacccaaccgccaaaatgcacctcctccccctcctcctcccccttctcggGCTGATCCCCTCAACGGCAGCCCAATCTCGCActacccccccatcctcctcctgcatcCGCGTATCTAAGACCCCCTCAGCCCACTCGGCCCAAttctcaaccctctcctccgccatcacctccctctccacaacctccacctcccccgtctgCATCTTCCTCTACCCCGGCACCTACCAAGAACAAGTCCTCATCCCCGCCGCCGTCAaatcccccatctccatctaCGGCTCAACCACCAACTCAGCCTCCTACACCTCAAACTCCGTAACAATAACCCAGTCCAAATCCCAAGCCAACACCGGCGCCTCCAACGATGAGACGGGCACCGTCCGTGTAAAAGCCAACAACGTCAAGATCTACAACCTCAACATCGTAAACTCCTACGGCAAGGGGTCGCAAGCCGTAGCCCTGTCCGCGTACGCCGACAGCGGCTACTACGGCTGCTCCTTCCAGGGGTATCAAGACACCGTCCTCGCCAACCGGGGGAAGCAGTACTATTCCCGCTGCGAGATCGTCGGGGTGACGGACTTTATTTTTGGACAGGAAAGCCCGGCTTGGTTTGAGAGGTGCGATATTAGAGTGCTGTCGTCTTCGGTAGGATATATTACTG CGTCTGGGAGATCAAATTCCGCCTCGCCAAACTTCTATGTCTTCAACAACTGCAACATCGCAGCCAAGTCAGGGCAGAGCGTGAACAACGGGGCGTTTTACCTGGGTAGGCCGTGGAGGGAGTACGCCAGGGTTGTGTTCCAGAATACGGCCATGAGTGGTGTTGTCAATGGGGCGGGATGGAGGATTTGGAATGCGGGGGATGAGAGGACGTCGAATGTTTACTTTGGGGAGTATGCCAACTCGGGCCCGGGGGCGGGCGGGACGAGGGCGAGCTttgcgaggaggttggggggtcCGGTGGCAATCGAGACGGTGCTTGGGGGAGACTATAAAGGGCAGGGCTGGTTTGATGGGAATTATGGAATGTGA
- a CDS encoding hypothetical protein (EggNog:ENOG503P0TI; CAZy:GH43; COG:G), with protein sequence MVQATPKALWALAALLFTWSSLAASIKSRGSAGLFLDLADLGVDVTKRQTNNLAGYLGAFFLGADPYVYFYLSNGNDALSFRALNRGQPVIRPTKGTTGVRDPTIVPGGGSESGRKWYIIGTDLHIGRTNWDAAQRTGSRGIFVWESTDLINWTNERLVTVEDATAGMVWAPEAIWDPAKGQYLVHWASKFYPTSDPRHTGNPTNIRMRYAYTSDFKTFSAPQTLIDKNPTNIIDLNYLPLSPTSFLRFMKDETRKTVFVEVSNNGLFGTWTRPGGDGAIIQSGVEGPASYLDNVDPRKVHLLLDFYGSDGYRPFESTNPGSNSGWVGSNRNNFPKNLRHGSVLPINGTVYEALRQRWGV encoded by the exons ATGGTGCAGGCAACGCCCAAGGCTCTTTGGGCACTCGCTGCTCTCCTCTTTACTTGGTCATCTCTTGCGGCAAGCATCAAGAGCCGCGGTTCTGCGGGGCTGTTTCTCGACCTTGCCGACCTTGGAGTGGATGTAACAAAGCGACAGACCAACAACCTGGCTGGATACCTGGGCGCCTTCTTCCTTGGAGCCGACCCCTATGTCTACTTTTACCTCAGCAACGGCAACGATGCTCTCTCCTTCAGAGCGTTGAATAGAGGACAGCCAGTTATCAGGCCGACCAAGGGGACTACTGGTGTTCGAGACCCTACAATTGTTCCTGGCGGCGGGAGCGAATCAGGGAGGAAGTGGTATATCATCGGCACTGACCTTCACATTGGGAGA ACAAACTGGGATGCGGCCCAACGAACCGGTTCCCGAGGCATTTTCGTCTGGGAAAGCACCGACCTGATCAACTGGACCAACGAGCGACTCGTCACCGTCGAAGACGCCACAGCGGGTATGGTCTGGGCCCCAGAAGCAATCTGGGATCCTGCCAAGGGGCAATACCTCGTTCATTGGGCTTCCAAATTT TACCCCACGTCGGACCCCCGCCACACCggcaacccaaccaacatccGCATGCGCTACGCCTACACCTCCGACTTTAAAACTTTCTCGGCTCCCCAAACCCTCATCGACAAGAAccccaccaacatcatcgacCTCAACTACCTCCCCTtatccccaacctccttcctccgATTCATGAAAGACGAGACACGAAAGACGGTCTTTGTGGAGGTGTCCAACAATGGGTTATTCGGCACGTGGACCAGACCGGGGGGTGACGGGGCGATTATTCAGTCGGGGGTGGAAGGGCCGGCGAGTTATCTGGACAATGTCGACCCGAGGAAGGTGCACTTGCTGTTGGACTTTTACGGGAGCGATGGGTACAGGCCGTTTGAGAGTACGAACCCGGGGAGTAATTcggggtgggtggggagcAACAGGAATAACTTTCCGAAGAATTTGAGACACGGGAGTGTTTTGCCGATTAATGGGACGGTTTATGAGGCGTTGAGGCagaggtggggggtttga
- a CDS encoding hypothetical protein (COG:L; EggNog:ENOG503NWVK): MPSEDEELWKAKTALAGDTNAGAGHEQFLASIACVGLELQRQASSFPVSPGTARGHSDGHFGVGKQSWGSSLLQQDTAVMSTFNGLVAEFPDIRVDFFRSHPDLRPPLACFLSHIHSDHLAGLETLRSPFVYCSAATKEMLLRLERFPCRINYAKGILEARVQTYRHLKTLLKPLPLETPTVLELEPGNRMQVTLFNANHCPGAVMFLFEGGGKAALYTGDIRSEPWFVSAIARSPPLIEYSCGLKTLDTIYIDTSFVDDVDFPPKSEGIRELLEKVSKYPKDTIFHFQAWTYGYEDVWIVLSKALKTKIHVDDYKMSIYQSLVAKDTDNRFGTQFHLSHEAPALVGFMCGNTYHSGCLTLDQNVRLHSCEKGNYCPTVQKNLSSVVWIQPIVTRLPNGQDIAELGVGGGGEDLEREAELDYLFLEDIGSLLEILWDTEEVSNSMQEQIRHFLLGVVASGRKVPLDLERSALEDKDEIKLADGLHAITKKLKPQNKQHSLNESNAVALPRTITFPYSRHSSFPELCELTDAFKPRDIWPCTVDLRRWIEEDITIEGLFGAQCSDSVFRHDKVILGKRAKLGCADQDMLDTQATTASTESSQRHILEVPTGETELSAVHQQLPVMDANGHSTSALDTQPSPSGSNSDDDVAMEDDIIIREHASFEDFDGIYPHSSQQSITSENALEARINAFQAMLNNARKPGGKRIELISTTDHHTVLDEELGFDQT; encoded by the exons ATGCCAAGTGAAGACGAGGAACTTTGGAAGGCCAAGACTGCATTGGCAGGCGACACCAACGCGGGGGCGGGGCACGAGCAGTTTTTAGCGTCGATAGCTTGTGTGGGGCTGGAGCTCCAACGACAAGCATCATCCTTTCCTGTCTCGCCTGGAACTGCCAGGGGACACTCAGACGGCCACTTTGGAGTAGGAAAACAATCATGGGGCAGTTCACTTCTTCAGCAAGACACAGCAGTCATGTCGACCTTCAATGGATTAGTAGCCGAATTTCCGGACATCAGGGTCGACTTCTTTCGCTCCCACCCAGATCTCCGCCCTCCACTCGCCTGCTTTCTTAGCCATATCCACAGCGACCACCTCGCTGGTCTGGAGACATTACGGTCACCATT TGTTTATTGTTCCGCGGCCACTAAAGAGATGCTCCTTCGACTTGAACGATTTCCATGTCGCATCAACTACGCCAAGGGTATCTTAGAGGCCCGAGTCCAAACATACCGTCACCTCAAGACCCTATTG AAGCCGCTACCTTTAGAAACACCCACTGTGTTGGAGCTCGAGCCAGGCAACCGCATGCAAGTTACCTTGTTCAATGCGAACCACTGCCCCGGCGCTGTTATGTTTC TGTTCGAAGGTGGAGGCAAGGCAGCGCTTTACACCGGTGATATCAGAAGCGAGCCGTGGTTCGTGAGTGCCATAGCAAGATCACCACCGCTAATTGAGTATTCTTGTGGGCTCAAGACATTGGATACAATTTATATTGATACGTCTTTTGTCGATGACGTCGACTTTCCTCCAAAGTCTGAGGGCATTCGCGAACTGCTGGAGAAGGTGTCAAAGTACCCTAAAGACACCATCTTCCACTTTCAAGCCTGGACATACGG TTACGAAGACGTCTGGATCGTATTGTCCAAAGCCCTTAAAACCAAG ATTCATGTGGATGACTACAAGATGTCAATTTATCAATCTCTCGTGGCCAAGGATACCGACAACAGATTCGGGACACAGTTTCACCTCTCCCATGAAGCCCCTGCCCTTGTCGGATTCATGTGTGGAAATACCTACCACTCAGGTTGTCTCACACTCGATCAGAACGTCCGACTGCATAGCTGCGAGAAGGGAAATTACTGCCCAACTGTGCAGAAAAACCTCTCTTCTGTGGTCTGGATCCAGCCCATCGTTACGCGTCTCCCCAATGGACAAGATATTGCAGAGCTCGGtgtcggtggcggcggagaggaccTGGAGAGGGAGGCAGAACTAGATTACCTATTTCTGGAAGATATAGGATCTCTTCTGGAAAT ACTTTGGGATACAGAGGAGGTGTCGAATTCGATGCAAGAGCAAATACGTCATTTTCTCCTGGGTGTTGTTGCGAGTGGGCGAAAAGTACCTCTTGATCTTGAACGGTCAGCTCTCGAGGACAAGGACGAAATCAAACTTGCCGATGGGCTTCATGCGATCACGAAGAAACTGAAGCCACAAAACAAACAGCATTCACTGAATGAATCGAATGCAGTGGCGCTTCCCAGAACCATAACATTCCCATACTCTCGCCACTCATCATTCCCTGAGCTCTGCGAACTGACAGATGCCTTCAAGCCCAGAGATATTTGGCCTTGTACTGTCGATTTACGGCGGTGGATCGAGGAAGACATTACCATCGAGGGTCTCTTTGGGGCACAGTGTTCTGACAGTGTGTTTCGACACGACAAGGTTATCCTCGGAAAACGTGCGAAGCTAGGATGTGCCGATCAAGATATGCTGGATACACAGGCCACGACCGCTTCCACGGAAAGTTCGCAACGACATATACTGGAAGTGCCTACTGGAGAAACAGAATTGTCAGCAGTTCATCAACAGCTTCCAGTTATGGATGCCAACGGACATTCAACTTCAGCGCTTGAtacccaaccctctccttctggATCAAACTCGGACGATGATGTTGCAATGGAAGACGATATCATAATCAGGGAACATGCGAGCTTCGAGGATTTCGATGGAATATACCCCCACAGCTCCCAACAGTCAATAACATCTGAAAATGCACTCGAAGCTCGTATCAATGCCTTCCAGGCGATGCTGAATAACGCCCGAAAACCCGGGGGCAAGAGGATCGAACTGATATCAACGACAGACCATCATACAGTCTTGGACGAGGAACTTGGATTTGATCAAACATGA
- a CDS encoding hypothetical protein (EggNog:ENOG503NYCR; COG:G; CAZy:AA9): protein MPSFTSKTLLAALAGAAAVNAHGHVKNVVVNGASFQGYDINSFPYTQNPPKVAAWTASNTDNGFVGPESFASSDIICHKNSANAQGRIVVAAGDSVFVQWDTWPESHHGPVIDYLASCGNTGCDKIEKTALEFFKIAEAGLVNGAQAPGRWASDVLIDNNNSWMIKIPTNIRPGQYVLRHEIIALHSGGDLNGAQNYPQCFNIEVTGSGTVLPQGVKGTSLYTPTDAGIRFNIYRSLDSYPIPGPALPAGFAPVAQGSSAIVSSATAITGAATNAPAPIATTTAVNVVPSPTTIVTSVVQTSAAQTSAVQTAVPVQTSTRPISTRPQPTRCPGLGRRHLRKVARA, encoded by the coding sequence ATGCCTTCCTTCACCTCCAAGACTCTCCTCGCCGCTTTGGCCGGTGCCGCTGCTGTCAACGCCCACGGCCACGTCAAGAACGTTGTCGTGAATGGTGCCTCCTTCCAGGGCTACGACATCAACAGCTTCCCTTACACTCAGAACCCCCCCAAGGTTGCCGCCTGGACCGCTTCCAACACCGACAATGGCTTCGTTGGCCCCGAGTCTTTCGCCTCTAGCGACATCATCTGCCACAAGAACTCGGCCAACGCTCAGGGCCGCATCGTTGTTGCCGCGGGTGACAGCGTCTTTGTTCAGTGGGACACCTGGCCCGAGTCTCACCACGGCCCCGTCATTGACTACCTTGCCTCGTGCGGTAACACTGGCTGCGACAAGATTGAGAAGACTGCTCTCGAGTTCTTCAAGATCGCCGAGGCTGGTCTTGTCAACGGTGCCCAGGCCCCTGGCCGGTGGGCTTCCGATGTCCTCattgacaacaacaacagctggATGATCAAGATTCCCACCAACATCCGTCCCGGCCAGTACGTCCTTCGCCACGAGATCATCGCCCTTCACTCCGGCGGCGACCTCAACGGCGCCCAGAACTACCCTCAGTGCTTCAACATTGAGGTCACTGGTTCCGGCACTGTCCTTCCCCAGGGTGTCAAGGGTACTTCCCTCTACACTCCCACCGACGCTGGTATCCGCTTCAACATCTACCGCTCCCTCGACAGCTACCCCATCCCCGGTCCCGCTCTCCCCGCCGGCTTCGCTCCCGTTGCTCAGGGCTCCTCCGCCATCGTTTCCTCTGCCACCGCTATCACCGGCGCTGCCACCAACGCCCCTGCTCCTattgccaccaccaccgctgtcAACGTTGTCCCCAGCCCTACCACCATCGTCACCTCTGTTGTCCAGACCTCTGCTGCTCAGACCTCTGCTGTTCAGACTGCCGTGCCTGTCCAGACCAGCACTCGTCCTATCAGCACCCGCCCCCAGCCTACCCGCTGCCCCGGTCTCGGTCGCCGCCACCTCCGCAAGGTCGCCCGCGCTTAA
- a CDS encoding hypothetical protein (COG:S; EggNog:ENOG503P63V), producing the protein MTLPNPFSRSSPPPPTSNITTPKPDIETAIRPISPPDNASLPPSTTITLSPPALPLPPTNKLTTPQFIYLFLLDGLGALILSGGINFAIAYAMYTAPQYTTSPGTNPDGTPQPPDKITLWSFPSTLAGDAAVTIILQCLVTWLIELFLVNRDLKTGGVPPIGMFSSSSLLSNNRLVRWLCSLPATVPVVSSGGDEKGGRGRPEEVVVSVSPYPSSGAGILGWGGFLLGQAARSMLVAVVSFLIFWGPTVGLLIAAGKANGKGDWEYDATWTPQVFKLVLGGVLGLVTTPVMAGVWLVRAGLVMGEGDNEEEEGGEQ; encoded by the coding sequence ATGACACTTCCgaaccccttctcccgcagctcaccaccaccaccaacatccaacatcaccacccccaaacccgaCATTGAAACTGCCATCCgccccatctcccctcccGACAACGCCAGCCTCCCACCAAGcacaaccatcaccctctcccctcctgcccttcccctccccccaacaaacAAGCTCACAACCCCCCAGTTCATctacctcttcctcctcgacggccTCGGCGCCCTGATCCTATCAGGCGGCATCAACTTTGCAATCGCCTACGCAATGTACACCGCCCCTCAgtacaccaccagccctGGCACCAACCCAGACGGAACCCCCCAGCCCCCAGACAAGATCACGTTATGGTCCTTCCCCTCGACGCTGGCGGGCGACGCGGCGGTaaccatcatcctccaatGTCTCGTCACCTGGCTCATTGAGCTGTTCCTTGTGAACCGTGACCTCAAGACCGGGGGTGTACCTCCGATAGGAATGTTcagctcttcttctctgctcAGTAACAACAGATTGGTTAGGTGGCTTTGCTCGTTACCGGCGAcggtgccggtggtgtcatctgggggtgatgagaaggggggtagGGGCCGTCCGGAAGAGGTTGTCGTCTCCGTGTCGCCTTACCCATCATCGGGGGCCGGAATTcttggatggggagggttcCTCTTGGGCCAGGCGGCGAGGAGCATGCTTGTGGCGGTGGTCAGTTTTTTGATCTTTTGGGGGCCGacggtggggttgttgattgCTGCCGGGAAGGCAAACGGAAAGGGTGACTGGGAGTATGATGCTACTTGGACGCCGCAGGTGTTTAAGCTTGTTTTGGGAGGAGTGTTGGGATTGGTGACTACGCCGGTCATGGCCGGGGTTTGGCTTGTTAGGGCTGGGTTGGTTATGGGGGAGGGCGAtaatgaggaggaggagggcggagagcAATGA
- a CDS encoding hypothetical protein (EggNog:ENOG503P2ZB; COG:K) yields MMAGLAAQDYQLEIRQQPKAGCVALTKGKDRRPLDPPPIVQLKVSPRLDPTQRFLQNPYLILIAKLVPKDGENDEQQRRTETKGGDLAGTVVSSLYNLKDTDNTQGGFFVFGDLSVKREGSFRLEFTLFELRSQTKDCWQLSSCISDTFQVYANKAFPGLQESTFLTRTFSDQGVRLRLRKDSRTVVQSRKRGASGAPQVDMKPQSIGYMHGGNHDLSPNGQQHHGRRTSALEFDNGSYDFGYDPRGGKRMRHNSSAGNHPGYDSGYYTHHNPNPRTIPEPMVSAAFSNGIPMTTSYPVHTQPAISGISMRPSMAAFPPLHPLDTQISPHSAGPNSASSTFSPGTSFSPGTRRSPLSAYQYPNTHHNIYGSPTHMNYQTTSAQQPMAQHGDMGLSLQLPGIDLGDIEK; encoded by the exons ATGATGGCAGGACTCGCAGCCCAGGATTATCAGCTGGAAATAAGACAACAACCCAAGGCAGGCTGCGTGGCTCTCACGAAAGGAAAAG ATCGCCGACCACTggatcctcctccaatcGTCCAGCTCAAGGTCTCGCCGAGGTTGGATCCCACCCAGAGGTTTCTCCAGAATCCTTACCTTATCCTCATCGCCAAACTGGTTCCCAAGGATGGCGAAAATGATGAGCAACAACGGCGAACCGAAACCAAAGGGGGCGACTTGGCCGGGACAGTCGTCTCCTCTCTCTACAACCTCAAGGATACCGATAATACCCAGGGTGGATTTTTTGTGTTTGGGGACTTGTCAGTGAAAAGAGAGGGCTCTTTTCGACTCGAGTTCACCCTCTTCGAGCTCAGATCACAGACCAAAGACTGCTGGCAGCTCTCCAGCTGCATTTCGGACACTTTCCAGGTTTATGCCAACAAGGCCTTCCCTGGATTGCAGGAATCGACATTTCTGACCAGGACCTTCAGCGACCAGGGTGTCCGGCTACGGTTACGAAAGGACTCGAGGACGGTTGTTCAGAGCAGAAAGCGCGGTGCCAGCGGTGCGCCCCAGGTTGACATGAAGCCGCAGTCGATTGGTTACATGCATGGCGGAAACCACGACTTGAGTCCCAAtggccagcagcaccacggCAGAAGGACTAGCGCTCTGGAGTTCGACAATGGAAGCTACGACTTTGGATATGACCCCCGAGGCGGCAAGCGCATGCGACACAACAGCTCGGCCGGCAATCACCCCGGCTACGACAGCGGCTATTACACCCATCATAACCCAAACCCTAGGACGATACCAGAGCCCATGGTGTCGGCTGCCTTTTCCAACGGCATCCCCATGACTACCAGCTACCCAGTGCATACACAGCCTGCCATCTCTGGAATCTCTATGCGCCCTAGTATGGCAGCTTTCCCGCCTCTGCATCCGCTTGACACGCAGATCTCGCCACACTCTGCCGGCCCGAATTCAGCATCGTCAACCTTCTCTCCAGGCACGAGCTTCTCTCCAGGCACGAGAAGGTCTCCCCTCTCAGCATACCAATACCCGAACACACATCACAACATCTATGGCTCGCCCACTCATATGAATTACCAGACGACTTCAGCACAGCAGCCAATGGCTCAGCATGGTGACATGGGGTTGTCACTTCAACTCCCAGGTATTGACCTTGGCGACATTGAGAAATAA
- a CDS encoding hypothetical protein (COG:A; COG:T; EggNog:ENOG503NY3C), translated as MPGQLADLSSLDARSAALREKLSRSRWQNSTTISKESSKVSLGATDDDIQDLITSIRVTSGANDDNPQPSSSSSDALSRNHQAHAANSTKYTSKDEIYTNTSQPLSFMNAMTSNHHGLPNCEETLVTRTTSSTGSQPHTGNVEVSSSASHAIQELLELAPDIKDWLEMTEYHNTEVRTVKLDRFRRLRDLAAKKKRLEEEERKLLEEAENDPWPRQPQNKATPAPLVTRVQSVSETRQSLPTPITPNKPEPEGKETTSAMFLTSGIMHTATKRARPEEEADTQGRDKLPRTNHQDVQREDNNPVDESRRLEFADSRPSHPRHDFGRPPPCWHNYKEPSNFQRSRSPPRGPSFRRQYIDDRPQSRYDSNKGRRDSAHHDRENGRSRRLDFGRRGDTRFFIVKSFNEQNVEQCMKDNIWTTQAKNSSTFTEAFNQCRNVILFFSINQSGHFQGYARMTTAPSSKIPRPCWMKSLPWGTSEPFKLEWLSTTPLEFRRVRRVTNPLNEGLPVFVGKDGQEIETSVGHELLNEMDLERERRWDEDHRGRLVSDYQWDEDYHHGTMVKRESST; from the exons ATGCCAGGCCAACTGGCTGATCTGAGCAGCCTGGATGCTCGCTCCGCTGCGCTGAGAGAGAAACTCAGTCGAAGTCGCTGGCAGAACAGCACGACCATTTCTAAAGAGTCGAGCAAGGTGTCGTTAGGTGCGACTGATGACGATATTCAGGACTTGATCACCTCGATACGGGTTACATCTGGAGCCAACGATGATAACCCACagccttcatcgtcgtcgtccgaTGCCTTGTCAAGAAACCATCAGGCCCATGCTGCTAACTCAACCAAGTACACCTCAAAAGATGAGATCTATACGAACACTTCACAGCCCCTTTCATTCATGAATGCCATGACGAGCAACCATCATGGGTTACCAAACTGTGAAGAGACACTGGTCACACGGACAACGTCTTCCACCGGCTCACAGCCACACACAGGCAATGTAGAAGTCTCATCGTCAGCTTCCCACGCGATACaagagcttctcgagcttgctCCCGACATCAAAGACTGGCTTGAAATGACCGAGTACCACAACACAGAGGTTCGCACAGTAAAGTTGGACCGTTTTCGGCGCTTAAGAGACCTCGCGgccaagaaaaagagactcgaggaggaggaacgaAAGCTTTTGGAAGAAGCTGAGAATGATCCCTGGCCACGGCAACCTCAGAACAAGGCCACACCCGCGCCTTTGGTTACTCGCGTACAGAGTGTCTCAGAGACGAGACAAAGCTTACCTactcccatcacccccaacaaacccGAGCCTGAGGGCAAAGAAACCACTAGCGCAATGTTTCTGACTTCAGGCATCATGCACACGGCGACAAAGAGAGCGCGCcctgaggaagaggctgatACGCAAGGAAGAGATAAGCTTCCTCGAACTAACCACCAAGATGTCCAGAGAGAAGACAACAACCCAGTGGATGAGAGCAGACGCCTAGAATTTGCGGACAGTCGTCCTAGCCACCCTCGGCATGATTTTGGGCGCCCGCCCCCCTGCTGGCATAACTACAAGGAGCCGTCCAACTTCCAGCGTTCTCGGAGCCCGCCGAGAGGTCCTTCATTCCGTCGCCAATATATTGATGACCGGCCTCAATCGAGGTACGATAGCAACAAAGGACGTCGGGATTCGGCTCATCATGACAGAGAGAACGGAAGATCACGACGTCTGGACTTTGGACGTCGAGGTG ATACTCGATTCTTCATCGTCAAGTCTTTTAATGAGCAGAATGTCGAACAGTGTATGAAAGAT AATATTTGGACCACGCAGGCCAAAAACAGCTCGACATTTACCGAGGCCTTCAACCAGTGTAGGAACGTTATCCTGTTCTTTTCGATCAACCAGTCTGGCCACTTTCAAGGCTACGCCCGGATGACAACCGCACCGTCGTCGAAGATCCCACGCCCCTGCTGGATGAAGAGCCTGCCCTGGGGCACCAGCGAGCCGTTCAAACTGGAATGGTTGAGCACCACACCCCTCGAGTTTCGAAGAGTCCGTCGAGTTACAAATCCGCTCAATGAGGGATTGCCGGTTTTTGTGGGCAAAGACGGACAGGAAATCGAGACCAGCGTTGGACACGAGCTGTTGAATGAGATGGATTTggagcgggagcggaggTGGGACGAAGATCACCGCGGTAGGTTGGTATCGGACTACCAGTGGGATGAGGATTATCACCATGGGACTATGGTGAAGCGCGAGTCGTCCACTTAA